From the Vibrio alginolyticus NBRC 15630 = ATCC 17749 genome, one window contains:
- a CDS encoding PhoH family protein → MSNKIVTLEINLEPSDNRRLASLCGPFDDNIKHLERRLGVEINHRSDHFTIVGKPHTASAALDILKTLYVDTAPVRGEIPDIEPEQIHLAIKESGVLEQNTESNIEHGKEVFVKTKKGVIKPRTPNQAQYLVNMVTHDISFGIGPAGTGKTYLAVAAAVDALERQEIRRILLTRPAVEAGEKLGFLPGDLSQKVDPYLRPLYDALFEMLGFERVEKLIERNVIEVAPLAYMRGRTLNDAFIILDESQNTTVEQMKMFLTRIGFNSRAVITGDVTQIDLPRGAKSGLRHAIEVLSEVDDISFNFFLADDVVRHPVVARIVNAYEKWEAQDQKERKEFEKRRREERDAKLLEAAKAELNAQVASTKE, encoded by the coding sequence TTGAGCAATAAAATCGTAACTCTAGAAATTAACCTAGAACCTTCAGACAACCGCCGACTAGCTAGCCTGTGCGGTCCATTCGATGACAACATCAAGCATTTAGAACGTCGTCTAGGCGTTGAAATTAACCACCGTAGTGACCACTTTACGATTGTCGGTAAACCTCATACCGCATCAGCTGCGCTGGATATCCTGAAAACTCTATATGTTGATACCGCACCTGTACGAGGTGAGATCCCAGATATTGAGCCTGAGCAAATCCATCTAGCGATCAAAGAGTCTGGTGTTCTTGAGCAGAATACTGAGTCTAACATCGAGCATGGTAAAGAAGTCTTCGTCAAAACCAAGAAAGGTGTGATCAAACCACGTACGCCAAACCAAGCGCAGTACTTGGTTAACATGGTCACGCATGATATTTCTTTTGGTATTGGCCCGGCTGGTACAGGTAAAACCTACCTTGCTGTAGCAGCAGCTGTTGACGCACTAGAGCGCCAAGAGATCCGCCGTATTCTACTTACTCGTCCAGCGGTTGAAGCTGGTGAGAAATTGGGCTTCCTGCCTGGTGATTTAAGCCAGAAAGTCGACCCATACCTACGTCCGCTATACGACGCCCTATTTGAAATGCTGGGCTTTGAGCGAGTAGAGAAGCTGATTGAACGTAACGTGATTGAGGTTGCTCCTCTTGCTTACATGCGTGGTCGTACTCTAAACGACGCCTTTATCATTCTTGATGAGAGTCAGAACACCACAGTTGAACAGATGAAGATGTTCCTAACGCGTATTGGTTTTAACTCTCGCGCGGTTATCACTGGTGATGTCACGCAGATTGACTTACCTCGTGGTGCGAAATCGGGTCTTCGTCATGCTATTGAAGTACTAAGCGAAGTTGACGACATCAGCTTTAACTTCTTCTTAGCCGACGACGTTGTACGTCACCCTGTGGTTGCTCGTATCGTTAACGCGTACGAGAAGTGGGAAGCGCAAGACCAGAAAGAGCGTAAAGAGTTCGAGAAACGCCGTCGTGAAGAACGCGATGCGAAGTTACTAGAAGCAGCAAAAGCCGAACTGAATGCACAAGTTGCTTCAACTAAGGAATAA
- the miaB gene encoding tRNA (N6-isopentenyl adenosine(37)-C2)-methylthiotransferase MiaB, which produces MSKKLLIKTWGCQMNEYDSSKMADLLNAANGYELTEEPEEADVLLLNTCSIREKAQEKVFHQLGRWKTLKDKKPGVVIGVGGCVATQEGDHIRERAPYVDVIFGPQTLHRLPEMIKQSQSDDAPVMDISFPEIEKFDRLPEPRAEGATAFVSIMEGCSKYCTYCVVPYTRGEEVSRPMDDVLFEIAQLAEQGVREVNLLGQNVNAYRGPMHDGEICSFAELLRLVASIDGIDRIRFTTSHPLEFTDDIIAVYEDTPELVSFLHLPVQSGSDRILTMMKRPHTAIEYKSIIRKLRKARPDIQISSDFIVGFPGETDKDFQDTMKLIKDVDFDMSFSFIFSPRPGTPAADYPCDVSEQVKKERLYELQQTINAQAMRYSRLMLGTEQRVLVEGPSKKNLMELRARTENNRVVNFEGSADLIGQFVDVKIVDVFANSLRGELVRTEKDMDLRSVISPTQMMAKTRREDELGVATFTP; this is translated from the coding sequence ATGAGTAAGAAACTGCTAATTAAAACCTGGGGCTGCCAGATGAACGAATACGATTCATCAAAAATGGCCGACCTGCTTAATGCTGCAAACGGCTACGAGCTGACGGAAGAGCCAGAGGAAGCAGACGTACTTCTACTTAACACCTGTTCGATCCGTGAAAAAGCGCAAGAGAAAGTTTTCCACCAGCTAGGCCGCTGGAAAACACTAAAAGATAAAAAACCTGGCGTAGTTATCGGTGTAGGTGGTTGTGTAGCAACGCAAGAAGGTGACCATATTCGTGAACGTGCACCATACGTTGACGTTATTTTTGGCCCACAAACTTTGCACCGCCTACCTGAGATGATCAAACAATCTCAGTCCGATGATGCACCAGTTATGGACATTTCGTTCCCAGAGATCGAAAAATTCGACCGCCTACCTGAACCTCGCGCTGAAGGTGCGACAGCATTCGTTTCTATTATGGAAGGCTGCTCTAAGTACTGTACTTACTGTGTCGTACCGTACACTCGTGGTGAAGAAGTAAGCCGTCCAATGGATGACGTACTGTTCGAAATCGCCCAACTTGCTGAACAAGGCGTACGTGAAGTAAACCTTCTGGGTCAAAACGTAAACGCGTACCGTGGTCCTATGCACGATGGTGAGATCTGTTCATTTGCAGAACTGCTTCGTTTGGTTGCGTCTATCGATGGTATCGACCGTATTCGTTTCACGACGAGCCACCCGTTAGAATTCACAGACGACATCATCGCAGTATACGAAGATACGCCAGAACTTGTGAGCTTCCTGCACTTACCTGTGCAAAGTGGTAGTGACCGTATCCTAACGATGATGAAACGCCCTCACACCGCTATCGAATACAAATCGATCATCCGTAAACTGCGTAAAGCTCGTCCTGATATTCAAATCAGTTCAGACTTTATTGTTGGTTTCCCTGGTGAGACAGACAAAGACTTCCAAGACACCATGAAGCTAATCAAAGATGTAGACTTTGACATGAGCTTCAGCTTTATTTTCTCTCCACGTCCAGGTACGCCAGCAGCGGATTATCCTTGTGATGTGTCAGAACAAGTGAAGAAAGAGCGCCTTTACGAACTACAGCAAACTATCAATGCTCAAGCGATGCGTTACTCTCGCTTAATGCTTGGCACAGAACAACGTGTTCTAGTTGAAGGTCCTTCGAAGAAAAACCTAATGGAACTACGCGCTCGTACAGAAAACAACCGTGTAGTAAACTTTGAAGGTAGTGCAGACCTAATTGGTCAGTTCGTTGATGTGAAGATCGTAGACGTATTTGCAAACTCACTGCGTGGTGAGCTAGTACGTACTGAAAAAGACATGGATCTTCGTAGTGTAATTTCCCCAACGCAGATGATGGCGAAAACACGTCGCGAAGATGAGCTGGGTGTAGCTACTTTTACGCCGTAA
- a CDS encoding 2-octaprenyl-3-methyl-6-methoxy-1,4-benzoquinol hydroxylase, producing the protein MNKYDIAVIGGGMVGAAVAVGFAKQGRSVVLVEGTKPKVFDAAQAMDIRVSAISHQSVELLDSLGAWSEIKSMRVCPYRRLETWEHPECRTRFHSDELSLDQLGYIVENRLIQLGLWQVFSQYENLTVMCPERLKAIEFADVNLVTLESGEQFEANWVIGADGANSKVRQLAGIGVTAWDYRQHCMLINVKTELPQQDITWQQFTPSGPRSFLPLCSLSNDDGQVVGQGSLVWYDSPKRIKQLCAMGKPQLREEILRHFPAELGDIEVLQFGSFPLTRRHAQSYSSKNCVLVGDSAHTINPLAGQGVNLGFKDVDVLLSVTEHQEKLEDTLLAKYERARRPDNLLMQTGMDFFYKGFSNDLGPLKFVRNAALKLAENSGPIKAQVLKYALGM; encoded by the coding sequence ATGAACAAGTATGACATCGCCGTGATCGGTGGCGGTATGGTTGGGGCAGCCGTCGCTGTTGGATTTGCCAAGCAGGGCAGAAGCGTTGTCTTGGTTGAAGGTACAAAACCTAAAGTTTTTGATGCCGCTCAGGCGATGGATATTCGTGTATCTGCAATCTCGCACCAGTCGGTGGAGTTACTTGATTCACTCGGAGCATGGTCAGAGATCAAGAGCATGCGAGTTTGTCCTTATCGTCGCTTAGAAACTTGGGAGCACCCAGAGTGCCGTACTCGTTTTCACTCTGATGAATTGTCATTGGATCAGCTAGGTTACATCGTTGAAAATCGCCTAATCCAATTAGGTCTTTGGCAAGTCTTCTCTCAGTATGAAAATCTAACCGTGATGTGTCCTGAGCGATTAAAAGCCATTGAGTTTGCAGATGTAAACCTTGTGACACTAGAAAGTGGGGAGCAGTTTGAAGCTAACTGGGTGATTGGTGCTGATGGTGCAAACTCTAAAGTTCGTCAATTGGCTGGAATTGGTGTAACTGCGTGGGATTACCGACAACACTGCATGTTGATTAACGTGAAAACAGAATTGCCTCAGCAAGATATTACTTGGCAACAATTTACACCTTCAGGCCCACGTTCATTTTTACCTCTGTGCTCTTTGAGTAACGACGATGGTCAAGTAGTAGGCCAAGGTTCTTTGGTTTGGTATGACTCGCCTAAACGTATTAAACAACTGTGTGCGATGGGTAAACCTCAACTAAGGGAAGAAATCTTACGTCATTTCCCTGCTGAATTAGGCGATATTGAAGTTTTACAGTTTGGCTCATTCCCACTCACTCGTCGTCATGCGCAAAGCTACTCAAGCAAAAATTGCGTGTTAGTGGGTGACTCTGCTCATACGATCAACCCGCTTGCAGGGCAAGGGGTAAACTTAGGCTTCAAAGATGTAGACGTTCTCCTTTCGGTAACAGAACACCAAGAAAAGCTGGAAGATACCTTACTCGCGAAATACGAACGCGCACGTCGACCTGACAACTTACTCATGCAGACGGGCATGGACTTTTTCTATAAAGGTTTTAGCAACGATCTTGGGCCATTGAAGTTCGTACGTAATGCTGCATTGAAGCTTGCTGAAAACTCAGGGCCAATTAAGGCTCAAGTACTGAAATACGCGTTAGGTATGTAG
- the ychF gene encoding redox-regulated ATPase YchF, translating into MGFKCGIVGLPNVGKSTLFNALTKAGIEAANFPFCTIEPNTGVVPVPDLRLDALAKIVNPQRVLPTTMEFVDIAGLVAGASRGEGLGNKFLANIRETDAIGHVVRCFENENIVHVSGKVSPIEDIEVINLELAMADLDSCERAIQRNAKKAKGGDKDAKFELTVLEKLLPVLTEGGMARTVELSKEELAAIGYLNFLTLKPTMYIANVNEDGFENNPYLDAVREFAEKENNVVVPVCAAIESELSELEDEDREEFLADMGIEEPGLNRVIRSGYELLTLHTYFTAGVKEVRAWTIPVGATAPQAAGKIHTDFEKGFIRAEVVGYDDFIQFNGENGAKDAGKWRLEGKDYIVKDGDVVHFRFNV; encoded by the coding sequence ATGGGTTTTAAATGTGGCATCGTTGGTCTACCTAACGTAGGTAAATCAACTCTGTTCAACGCACTAACTAAAGCGGGTATCGAAGCAGCAAACTTCCCGTTCTGTACCATTGAACCAAACACTGGTGTGGTTCCTGTGCCAGATCTACGTCTAGACGCACTAGCTAAGATCGTTAACCCACAGAGAGTTCTTCCAACGACGATGGAGTTCGTGGACATCGCTGGTCTTGTTGCTGGTGCATCACGTGGTGAAGGTTTAGGTAACAAATTCCTAGCTAACATCCGTGAAACAGACGCGATTGGCCACGTTGTACGCTGTTTTGAAAACGAAAACATTGTTCACGTTTCAGGTAAAGTTTCACCTATCGAAGATATCGAAGTGATCAACCTTGAACTTGCAATGGCTGACCTTGATTCTTGTGAGCGAGCGATTCAACGTAACGCGAAGAAGGCAAAAGGCGGCGATAAAGACGCAAAATTTGAACTAACCGTACTAGAAAAACTGTTACCAGTACTAACTGAAGGCGGCATGGCACGCACAGTTGAGCTATCTAAAGAAGAGTTAGCAGCAATCGGCTACCTAAACTTCCTAACACTGAAGCCAACTATGTACATTGCAAACGTAAACGAAGATGGCTTCGAAAATAACCCATATCTAGATGCGGTTCGTGAGTTCGCAGAAAAAGAAAACAATGTCGTTGTACCTGTATGTGCAGCTATCGAATCTGAACTATCTGAACTAGAAGATGAAGATCGCGAAGAATTCCTAGCAGATATGGGGATCGAAGAGCCGGGCCTGAACCGTGTAATTCGCTCTGGTTACGAACTACTGACTCTACACACCTACTTCACAGCAGGTGTTAAAGAAGTACGTGCTTGGACAATCCCTGTTGGTGCAACTGCGCCTCAGGCGGCAGGTAAGATCCACACTGACTTCGAGAAAGGCTTTATTCGTGCAGAAGTAGTTGGTTACGACGATTTCATCCAATTCAATGGTGAAAATGGCGCAAAAGACGCAGGTAAATGGCGTCTAGAAGGTAAAGACTACATCGTAAAAGATGGCGATGTTGTACACTTCCGCTTCAATGTTTAA
- the pth gene encoding aminoacyl-tRNA hydrolase, with protein MSQQIKLLVGLANPGPEYARTRHNAGAWVVEELARVHNVTLKNEPKFFGLTGRIMVNGQDLRLLIPTTFMNLSGKSIAALAKFYQIKPEEIMVAHDELDLPPGVAKFKKGGGHGGHNGLRDTISKLGNNKDFYRLRIGIGHPGHKDKVAGFVLGKAPAKEQELLDAAADEAVRCLDILIKDGLSKAQNRLHTFKAE; from the coding sequence TTGAGTCAACAAATCAAACTTCTTGTTGGTCTTGCTAATCCAGGACCAGAATACGCCAGAACTCGTCACAATGCGGGCGCTTGGGTTGTAGAAGAATTAGCACGCGTTCACAACGTTACACTGAAGAACGAACCAAAGTTTTTTGGTCTAACAGGACGCATTATGGTCAATGGCCAGGATCTCCGTTTGCTTATCCCAACCACCTTCATGAATCTATCAGGTAAATCGATCGCAGCGCTTGCGAAATTTTATCAAATTAAACCTGAAGAGATCATGGTTGCTCATGACGAGCTAGACTTACCGCCAGGTGTCGCTAAGTTTAAAAAAGGTGGGGGTCACGGTGGACACAACGGTCTGCGTGACACCATTAGCAAACTGGGCAATAACAAAGATTTTTATCGTCTTCGTATTGGCATTGGTCATCCGGGACACAAAGATAAAGTGGCGGGTTTTGTATTAGGTAAAGCGCCAGCTAAAGAGCAAGAGCTTTTAGATGCAGCAGCTGATGAGGCTGTTCGTTGTCTAGATATCCTGATTAAGGATGGCCTATCTAAAGCACAAAATCGCCTCCACACGTTCAAAGCTGAATAA
- a CDS encoding ribose-phosphate pyrophosphokinase produces MPDMKLFAGNATPELAQRIADRLYISLGDASVSRFSDGEVAVQINENVRGSDVFIIQSTCAPTNDNLMELVVMIDAMRRASAGRITAVIPYFGYARQDRRVRSARVPITAKVVADFLSNVGVDRVLTIDLHAEQIQGFFDVPVDNIFGTPVLLEDMQARGLDNPVVVSPDLGGVVRARATAKALGDIDIAIVDKRRPRANVSEVMNLIGDVEGRDCVIVDDMIDTGGTLCKAAEALKERGAKRVFAYATHAVFSGNAADNIKNSVLDQVIVTDSISLSKEMAATGKVTTLSLSRMLAEAIRRISNEESISAMFN; encoded by the coding sequence GTGCCTGATATGAAGCTATTTGCTGGTAACGCAACACCTGAACTAGCCCAACGTATTGCTGATCGTCTTTACATCTCTCTTGGTGATGCATCTGTTTCTCGCTTTTCTGATGGCGAAGTTGCAGTTCAAATCAATGAGAATGTTCGTGGTAGCGATGTTTTCATCATTCAATCCACTTGTGCACCGACTAACGACAACCTAATGGAATTGGTTGTTATGATTGATGCAATGCGCCGTGCTTCAGCAGGCCGTATCACTGCAGTTATCCCTTACTTCGGCTACGCTCGCCAAGACCGTCGTGTACGTTCTGCGCGTGTGCCAATTACTGCAAAAGTTGTTGCTGATTTCCTATCTAACGTTGGTGTTGACCGCGTTCTAACTATCGACCTACACGCAGAGCAAATTCAAGGCTTCTTCGATGTACCTGTAGACAACATCTTCGGCACGCCAGTGCTACTTGAAGATATGCAGGCTCGCGGTCTAGATAACCCTGTAGTGGTATCTCCTGACCTAGGTGGCGTTGTTCGTGCTCGTGCAACAGCAAAAGCACTAGGCGACATCGACATCGCAATCGTAGATAAGCGTCGTCCACGTGCAAACGTTTCTGAAGTAATGAACCTAATCGGTGATGTTGAAGGTCGTGACTGTGTGATCGTTGATGACATGATCGACACAGGTGGCACACTATGTAAAGCAGCTGAAGCACTAAAAGAGCGCGGTGCTAAGCGTGTATTCGCTTACGCTACTCACGCAGTATTCTCAGGCAACGCTGCGGATAACATCAAGAACTCAGTTCTTGACCAAGTTATCGTAACTGACTCTATCTCTCTGTCTAAAGAGATGGCTGCAACAGGTAAAGTGACAACACTAAGCCTATCTCGCATGCTAGCTGAAGCGATTCGTCGTATCAGCAACGAAGAGTCAATCTCTGCAATGTTCAACTAA
- the ispE gene encoding 4-(cytidine 5'-diphospho)-2-C-methyl-D-erythritol kinase, whose amino-acid sequence MIELSTRWPSPAKLNLFLYINGRTENGYHELQTLFQFVDHGDELTIQANHSGDITISPDIEGVPLQDNLIWKAATALQTYSNCPFGAHIELQKVLPMGGGIGGGSSNAATALVALNYLWQLNLTDDELAEIGLKLGADVPVFVRGFAAFAEGVGEKLSPAYPEEKWYLVVRPNVSIATVDVFCHPDLTRNTPKRDLETLLNTPSVNDCEKIVRMLYPEVDKQLSWLLQYAPSRLTGTGSCVFAEFSSKSEAETILAQLSDKVSAFVAQGRNISPLKETLAEYQSASHRPI is encoded by the coding sequence ATGATTGAACTTTCAACACGCTGGCCATCACCAGCGAAATTGAATCTCTTTCTATATATCAACGGCCGTACAGAGAATGGCTACCACGAGTTACAAACCTTATTCCAATTCGTCGATCACGGCGATGAGCTCACCATTCAAGCGAACCATTCTGGTGATATTACGATTTCTCCAGACATAGAAGGTGTGCCCCTTCAAGACAATTTAATTTGGAAAGCAGCAACCGCGCTTCAAACTTACTCAAACTGCCCTTTTGGCGCGCATATTGAGCTACAGAAAGTGCTGCCTATGGGTGGAGGCATTGGTGGGGGCTCATCGAATGCAGCTACAGCATTAGTGGCACTGAATTACTTATGGCAACTGAATCTAACTGACGACGAACTGGCTGAAATTGGTTTAAAACTGGGCGCAGACGTGCCCGTATTTGTGCGCGGATTTGCAGCTTTTGCTGAAGGTGTTGGTGAAAAACTCTCTCCTGCTTATCCCGAAGAAAAGTGGTATTTAGTCGTCAGACCGAATGTATCTATCGCAACCGTCGACGTTTTTTGTCATCCAGATTTGACGCGAAACACCCCAAAACGAGATCTAGAAACACTTTTAAATACGCCAAGCGTAAACGATTGCGAAAAAATTGTACGAATGCTCTACCCAGAGGTTGATAAGCAACTTTCTTGGCTGCTACAATACGCGCCGTCAAGATTGACGGGGACAGGATCTTGCGTTTTTGCTGAATTTTCGAGCAAATCTGAAGCAGAAACTATCCTTGCACAACTCTCTGATAAAGTCTCGGCATTTGTCGCTCAAGGGCGCAATATTTCGCCATTAAAAGAGACTTTGGCTGAATACCAATCAGCCTCACACCGACCTATTTAA
- the lolB gene encoding lipoprotein insertase outer membrane protein LolB, whose translation MKLINKPSNMTLRSFILFFLSSLLLAGCSSVPESVTSVEWQAHEQRLETIRDFQATGKLGYIGPDQRQNLNFYWKHSSALSQLRLTTILGQTALKLTITPQGATVETYDDQVLSSRSANQLIYRLTGLMMPVDHMPDWLLGLPTDADKFQLSPTNTLQALNKQIGLNDWSIAYQRYGDVQWHEQSLPLPNKLKLTTADVKINLVITKWNITQ comes from the coding sequence ATGAAACTGATTAATAAGCCATCAAACATGACGTTACGCTCCTTTATTCTTTTTTTCTTGTCGAGCTTACTGCTCGCTGGTTGTTCGTCCGTTCCTGAAAGTGTTACCAGCGTTGAATGGCAAGCTCATGAGCAGCGACTCGAAACCATCCGAGATTTTCAAGCAACGGGGAAACTTGGTTATATTGGCCCAGACCAAAGACAAAATTTAAACTTCTACTGGAAACATTCTTCAGCACTAAGCCAGTTGCGTTTAACAACGATTCTCGGACAAACGGCATTAAAGCTCACCATCACCCCACAAGGCGCCACAGTAGAAACTTACGACGATCAGGTCCTTTCTTCTCGCAGTGCTAACCAGCTGATTTACCGTCTTACAGGGTTAATGATGCCCGTCGATCACATGCCTGACTGGCTATTAGGTCTACCGACCGATGCCGACAAATTCCAACTGTCTCCAACCAATACACTGCAAGCGTTAAACAAACAAATTGGTTTAAATGATTGGAGTATTGCTTATCAACGATATGGCGACGTTCAATGGCATGAACAGTCTCTCCCTCTGCCAAATAAGCTGAAACTCACCACAGCTGATGTCAAAATAAATCTAGTGATCACAAAATGGAACATCACCCAATGA
- the hemA gene encoding glutamyl-tRNA reductase, with protein MSLLAIGINHNTASVDLREKVAFGPDKLGPALEQLREHEAVNGSVIVSTCNRTELYCDVKQGARSKLIDWLAQFHQVSREDLMPSLYVHEEQAAIKHLMRVSCGLDSLVLGEPQILGQVKQAFSDSRDHQAVDASIDKLFQKTFSVAKRVRTETDIGGNAVSVAYAACTLAKHIFESLSDSTVLLVGAGETIELVAKHLASNGCTKMIVANRTKERAQGLADQFGAEVISLNEIPEHLAKADIVISSTASPLPIIGKGMVETALKQRRHQPILLVDIAVPRDVESEVGELNDAYLYSVDDLQSIIDSNIEQRKVEAIQAEAIVSEESAAFMTWLRSLQAVDSIRDYRKSANEIREELLSKSLQSLAAGADPEKVLRELSNKLTNKLIHAPTRALQSAAEQGEPAKLTIIRQTLGLDDL; from the coding sequence ATGTCCTTGCTTGCTATTGGAATTAATCACAATACAGCGTCTGTCGACTTGCGAGAGAAGGTGGCGTTTGGTCCGGATAAACTCGGCCCTGCACTCGAGCAACTTAGAGAGCACGAAGCAGTTAACGGCAGTGTGATTGTTTCAACCTGTAACCGAACTGAGTTGTACTGCGATGTTAAGCAAGGAGCGCGAAGCAAGTTGATCGATTGGCTTGCTCAATTTCATCAAGTGAGCCGCGAAGATTTAATGCCGAGTTTGTATGTTCATGAAGAACAAGCTGCAATAAAGCATTTGATGCGCGTATCGTGCGGTCTTGACTCTCTGGTGTTGGGTGAGCCTCAAATTTTGGGGCAGGTAAAGCAAGCATTTTCTGACTCGCGAGATCATCAAGCTGTCGATGCCTCGATTGATAAACTGTTTCAAAAGACGTTCTCAGTCGCCAAACGGGTGAGAACAGAGACAGATATTGGTGGTAATGCCGTGTCCGTGGCTTATGCGGCATGTACACTGGCAAAACATATTTTTGAGTCGTTATCAGATTCAACCGTGCTTTTAGTTGGTGCGGGTGAGACGATTGAATTGGTCGCGAAGCATTTAGCGTCCAACGGTTGCACAAAAATGATTGTCGCGAACCGCACTAAAGAGCGCGCGCAAGGCTTAGCGGACCAATTTGGCGCAGAAGTGATCAGTTTGAACGAAATTCCTGAACATTTGGCGAAAGCGGACATTGTGATTAGCTCAACGGCGAGCCCATTGCCTATTATTGGCAAAGGTATGGTCGAAACGGCTCTAAAGCAGCGCCGACATCAACCTATCTTGTTAGTCGATATTGCGGTGCCGCGAGATGTAGAGTCGGAAGTCGGTGAACTGAACGACGCATATCTGTATTCTGTTGATGACTTGCAATCTATCATCGACAGCAACATTGAGCAGCGTAAAGTCGAAGCGATTCAAGCTGAAGCGATTGTTAGTGAAGAAAGCGCGGCATTTATGACATGGTTGCGTTCACTGCAAGCCGTCGATAGTATTCGCGACTATCGCAAATCAGCCAACGAAATTCGTGAAGAGTTACTGAGCAAAAGTTTGCAATCTTTAGCGGCAGGCGCAGATCCGGAGAAAGTGCTGCGCGAGCTGAGTAATAAACTCACCAACAAACTGATTCACGCTCCAACTCGCGCATTGCAAAGTGCAGCAGAGCAAGGCGAACCAGCAAAATTAACGATTATCCGCCAAACACTTGGCTTGGATGATCTATAA
- the prfA gene encoding peptide chain release factor 1 produces the protein MKASILTKLETLVERYEEVQHLLGDPDVIGNQDKFRALSREYSQLEEVTKCFQAYQQAQEDLVAAEEMANEDDEEMREMAQEEIKEAKATIERLTDELQILLLPKDPNDDRNCFLEIRAGAGGDEAGIFAGDLFRMYSKYAEKRGWRIEVMSSNEAEHGGYKEMIAKVSGDGAYGVLKFESGGHRVQRVPATESQGRVHTSACTVAVMAEIPEADLPEIKAADLKIDTFRASGAGGQHVNTTDSAIRITHLPTGTVVECQDERSQHKNKAKAMAVLAARIVQAEEERRAAEVSDTRRNLLGSGDRSDRIRTYNYPQGRVSDHRINLTIYRLNEVMEGDLQSLIDPVIQEHQADQLAALAENG, from the coding sequence ATGAAAGCCTCTATTCTGACTAAGCTAGAAACGCTAGTAGAACGTTACGAAGAAGTTCAACATCTTCTTGGTGATCCTGATGTAATTGGAAATCAGGACAAATTCCGTGCTCTATCAAGAGAGTACTCTCAGCTAGAAGAAGTAACCAAGTGCTTCCAAGCTTATCAACAAGCACAAGAAGATCTTGTCGCCGCTGAAGAGATGGCAAACGAAGACGACGAAGAAATGCGTGAAATGGCGCAAGAAGAAATCAAAGAAGCGAAAGCGACGATTGAGCGTCTTACTGATGAGTTACAGATTCTTCTTCTGCCAAAAGATCCGAACGATGATCGTAACTGTTTCCTAGAAATTCGTGCAGGTGCGGGTGGCGACGAAGCGGGTATCTTCGCGGGTGATCTATTCCGTATGTACAGCAAGTACGCAGAAAAGCGTGGCTGGCGCATCGAAGTCATGTCTTCAAACGAGGCAGAGCACGGTGGTTACAAAGAGATGATCGCGAAAGTAAGCGGCGACGGTGCATACGGCGTGTTGAAATTTGAGTCAGGCGGTCACCGTGTACAGCGTGTTCCTGCAACTGAATCTCAAGGCCGTGTGCATACTTCTGCTTGTACAGTAGCAGTAATGGCGGAAATCCCTGAAGCGGATCTGCCTGAAATCAAAGCAGCAGACCTGAAAATCGATACGTTCCGTGCATCTGGCGCGGGTGGTCAGCACGTTAACACCACGGATTCTGCAATTCGTATTACCCACTTACCAACGGGTACGGTAGTAGAGTGTCAGGATGAGCGTTCACAGCACAAGAACAAAGCGAAAGCAATGGCGGTTCTTGCTGCTCGTATCGTTCAAGCGGAAGAAGAGCGTCGTGCCGCAGAAGTGTCTGATACACGTCGTAACCTTCTAGGTTCTGGTGACCGTAGTGACCGTATTCGTACATACAACTACCCACAAGGTCGTGTGTCTGATCACCGTATCAACCTGACCATCTATCGTTTGAACGAAGTGATGGAAGGTGACCTGCAGAGCTTGATTGATCCTGTGATTCAAGAGCACCAAGCAGACCAACTTGCGGCGCTCGCAGAGAACGGCTAA